A genomic window from Sanguibacter antarcticus includes:
- a CDS encoding YggS family pyridoxal phosphate-dependent enzyme, translating to MPLDLVQTIANVCDRVSAACAAGARDPQDVRLLLATKTQPADLVRRAVAAAQGLDLRTTGRGARVLVGENRVQELTAKAPDLADLRLEAHLIGPLQSNKVNHALRALALHGSACVESVDSWELARRLSDRAVAGATASPLDVFLQVNVSGEPTKSGVSPQAASDLAVAVGGLAGLRLRGFMTIGANSADRGLVRAGFDTLREVRDTVVSSGAVGTSDAVELSMGMSRDLEEAVLAGATIVRVGTAVFGTRPPLG from the coding sequence ATGCCCCTCGACCTCGTCCAGACGATCGCGAACGTCTGCGACCGGGTGTCAGCAGCGTGTGCCGCAGGAGCGCGGGACCCCCAGGATGTGCGTCTTCTCCTCGCGACGAAGACCCAGCCTGCTGACCTGGTCCGCCGGGCGGTCGCTGCTGCGCAGGGCCTCGACCTGCGGACGACGGGCCGGGGCGCTCGCGTGCTCGTCGGCGAGAACCGGGTCCAGGAGCTCACCGCGAAGGCGCCGGACCTCGCCGACCTGCGGCTCGAGGCTCACCTCATCGGCCCGCTGCAGTCGAACAAGGTCAACCATGCACTGCGGGCGCTCGCGCTGCACGGTTCGGCGTGCGTCGAGAGCGTGGACTCGTGGGAGCTGGCACGGAGGCTCTCGGACCGTGCGGTCGCGGGCGCCACGGCCTCTCCGCTGGACGTCTTCCTCCAGGTGAACGTCTCTGGTGAGCCGACGAAGTCCGGCGTCTCGCCGCAGGCGGCGAGCGATCTCGCGGTCGCCGTCGGTGGGCTCGCCGGGCTGCGCCTGCGCGGCTTCATGACGATCGGCGCGAACTCGGCCGACCGTGGCCTCGTACGGGCGGGCTTCGACACGCTGCGGGAGGTACGGGACACGGTCGTGTCGTCCGGTGCCGTCGGGACGTCCGACGCCGTCGAGCTGTCGATGGGCATGAGCCGCGACCTCGAGGAGGCCGTCCTCGCCGGTGCGACGATCGTCCGGGTCGGCACCGCGGTCTTCGGGACGAGGCCCCCGCTCGGATGA
- a CDS encoding DUF2079 domain-containing protein, translated as MTTAAPQTRPTSPLRSWPGSWPAAATAGLALVAFAAYLTLSLARWYRWANPSWDLAIFEQAVRGYAHLGAPIVTIKGADFNQLGDHFSPLLVLLAPFYRLFPTPVTLLVAQCVLVAVSVVPVTAVARRILGTWRGLALGTAYAFSWGIQAAVDVQFHEYALAVPLLAFGLAAFLDGRWRASAVWIVLLLGVKEDLGLTVAAFGLVLWLRGQRRLGAVVAGTGVLGMALVVGVLVPALNPDGRYDYWGRLDEDGSAGSTGLVASAVRLVGDLLVPAVKIETLALLLVVTAFVALRSPLVLLAVPTILWRFAGSVEFYWGTTWHYSLILVPILFAAAIDGLRTLEGSRFTVLRRYARAAPALMLLVAAVLLPRFPLADLWEPGTYARSDRVEVGQRAVASIPEGASVASDLGLILQLTTHHEVYWLGGVPEVAPDYVALDLTGWGGNPPDDVEAYTENVYRGASYEVVFDEWGYVVAKRLP; from the coding sequence GTGACCACCGCCGCCCCGCAGACACGGCCGACCAGCCCCCTGCGCTCCTGGCCAGGATCCTGGCCCGCTGCCGCGACCGCAGGCCTCGCGCTCGTCGCGTTCGCTGCCTACCTCACGCTGTCGCTCGCGCGCTGGTACCGGTGGGCGAACCCGTCCTGGGACCTCGCGATCTTCGAGCAGGCCGTCCGCGGCTATGCCCACCTCGGCGCGCCGATCGTCACCATCAAGGGTGCGGACTTCAACCAGCTCGGGGACCACTTCTCCCCGCTCCTCGTGCTCCTCGCGCCCTTCTACCGCCTCTTCCCGACGCCCGTGACGCTGCTCGTCGCGCAGTGCGTGCTCGTCGCCGTCTCGGTCGTGCCCGTCACAGCGGTCGCTCGTCGGATCCTGGGAACGTGGCGAGGCCTCGCGCTCGGCACCGCCTACGCCTTCTCCTGGGGGATCCAGGCCGCTGTCGACGTCCAGTTCCACGAGTACGCGCTCGCGGTGCCGCTGCTCGCGTTCGGCCTGGCCGCGTTCCTCGACGGTCGGTGGCGCGCGAGCGCCGTGTGGATCGTGCTCCTCCTCGGGGTCAAGGAGGACCTCGGGCTCACTGTCGCGGCGTTCGGTCTCGTCCTGTGGCTGCGAGGGCAGCGTCGGCTCGGTGCGGTCGTGGCCGGGACCGGGGTGCTCGGCATGGCGCTCGTCGTCGGGGTCCTCGTCCCGGCGCTCAACCCGGACGGCCGCTACGACTACTGGGGACGCCTCGACGAGGACGGCTCGGCCGGTTCGACGGGACTGGTCGCCTCCGCGGTGCGCCTGGTCGGTGACCTCCTCGTCCCGGCCGTCAAGATCGAGACGCTCGCGCTGCTCCTCGTCGTCACGGCGTTCGTCGCGCTCCGCTCGCCCCTGGTGCTCCTGGCGGTGCCGACGATCCTGTGGCGGTTCGCCGGCTCGGTAGAGTTCTACTGGGGCACGACGTGGCACTACTCGCTCATCCTCGTCCCGATCCTCTTCGCAGCGGCGATCGACGGACTGCGAACGCTCGAGGGCTCACGGTTCACGGTCCTGCGCAGGTACGCGCGCGCAGCACCAGCCCTCATGCTCCTCGTCGCGGCGGTGCTCCTGCCGCGCTTTCCGCTGGCGGACCTGTGGGAGCCCGGCACGTATGCGCGCAGCGACCGTGTCGAGGTCGGTCAGCGTGCCGTGGCGAGTATCCCGGAGGGCGCCTCGGTGGCGAGCGACCTCGGTCTCATCCTCCAGCTCACCACGCACCACGAGGTGTACTGGCTCGGCGGTGTCCCTGAGGTGGCACCGGACTATGTCGCGCTCGACCTCACCGGGTGGGGCGGCAACCCGCCCGACGACGTCGAGGCCTACACCGAGAACGTGTACCGCGGTGCGAGCTACGAGGTGGTCTTCGACGAGTGGGGATACGTCGTCGCGAAGCGTCTTCCGTGA
- a CDS encoding YccF domain-containing protein — MKTLLNIVWLVLAGFWLAVGYVAAGVICCLLVVTIPFGIASFRLAGYALWPFGRDVVQAPGAGVMSLLGNIVWLVVVGWWLAVEHVVAGVALCVTIIGIPLGIACFKMVPLALMPLGRQIVPTGTVGSAW, encoded by the coding sequence ATGAAAACTCTGCTCAACATCGTCTGGTTGGTCCTGGCAGGGTTCTGGCTCGCGGTCGGCTATGTGGCCGCCGGCGTGATCTGCTGCCTGCTCGTCGTCACCATCCCGTTCGGGATCGCGTCGTTCCGGCTGGCCGGCTACGCGCTCTGGCCGTTCGGTCGGGACGTGGTCCAGGCGCCGGGAGCCGGTGTCATGTCGCTGCTCGGCAACATCGTGTGGCTGGTCGTCGTCGGCTGGTGGCTGGCGGTCGAGCACGTCGTGGCCGGGGTGGCGCTGTGCGTGACGATCATCGGCATCCCCCTGGGCATCGCCTGCTTCAAGATGGTGCCGCTCGCGCTCATGCCGCTGGGACGGCAGATCGTCCCGACGGGGACGGTCGGGTCCGCCTGGTGA
- the ybaK gene encoding Cys-tRNA(Pro) deacylase, producing the protein MSKKATKHPHGGTPALVALDAAGIEHTVHPYDHDPSSDLSYGLEAAQALGVDPAHVFKTLVVAADGELVVAVVPVDRELDLKALAHETGHKKVTMAEHQVAERATGYVVGGISPLGQRQPHRTVVDASALDLETVYVSGGRRGLDIGLSPTDLVTLTSATTADLARG; encoded by the coding sequence ATGTCGAAAAAAGCAACGAAGCACCCGCACGGAGGAACCCCCGCTCTGGTCGCGCTCGACGCCGCAGGCATCGAGCACACGGTGCATCCCTATGACCACGACCCGAGCAGCGACCTCAGCTACGGCCTCGAGGCTGCGCAGGCGCTCGGGGTCGATCCTGCGCACGTGTTCAAGACGCTCGTCGTCGCTGCCGACGGTGAGCTGGTCGTGGCCGTCGTCCCGGTCGACCGAGAGCTCGACCTCAAGGCGCTCGCGCACGAGACAGGGCACAAGAAGGTGACGATGGCCGAGCACCAGGTCGCCGAGCGCGCGACAGGCTACGTCGTCGGTGGCATCTCGCCGCTCGGCCAGCGCCAACCGCACCGGACGGTCGTGGACGCCTCCGCCCTCGATCTCGAGACCGTCTACGTCTCTGGTGGCCGGCGAGGTCTGGACATCGGGCTCTCCCCCACCGATCTTGTGACGCTCACCAGCGCGACGACAGCGGACCTCGCTCGCGGCTGA
- a CDS encoding GNAT family N-acetyltransferase: protein MSLSAPVVFPDAVPTFTAGDVTIRAHRPGDVPGIVEQCADPLSVQWTTIPVPYDESMAVGWISEMVPDGWRTGDEHTFAIESTHPDGVRRFSGSLSLRDRGSRRSEVAFGAHPAVRGRGVMTAAVNLLLDYGFEGLGLETVVWYANAGNAGSRRVAWKTGFTFGGTMRAWLDHRGETTDAWVGTLHRLDTREPRAPWDLPTVR from the coding sequence ATGTCGCTGTCTGCGCCCGTCGTGTTCCCCGATGCCGTCCCGACCTTCACCGCCGGTGACGTGACGATCCGCGCGCACCGTCCTGGCGACGTCCCGGGCATCGTCGAGCAGTGCGCGGACCCGCTCTCTGTGCAGTGGACGACCATCCCGGTCCCGTACGACGAGTCCATGGCCGTCGGCTGGATCAGCGAGATGGTGCCTGACGGGTGGCGGACCGGCGACGAGCACACCTTCGCGATCGAGTCGACCCACCCGGACGGTGTGCGCCGCTTCAGCGGCAGCCTGTCGCTGCGCGACCGTGGGAGCCGTCGTTCGGAGGTCGCCTTCGGTGCGCACCCCGCGGTCCGCGGCCGCGGCGTCATGACGGCAGCGGTCAACCTGCTCCTCGACTACGGCTTCGAGGGCCTCGGCCTCGAGACGGTCGTCTGGTATGCGAACGCCGGCAACGCGGGATCGCGTCGGGTCGCCTGGAAGACGGGGTTCACCTTCGGCGGGACGATGCGCGCCTGGCTCGACCACCGCGGGGAGACCACCGACGCCTGGGTCGGGACCCTGCACCGGCTCGACACCCGCGAGCCGCGGGCCCCGTGGGACCTGCCTACAGTGCGCTGA
- a CDS encoding DEAD/DEAH box helicase, whose protein sequence is MDGGAPDPDELYEGFTSWAQDRGLTLYPAQSEALIELVSGSHVILSTPTGSGKSLVAMGAHFAALADGRRSFYTAPLKALVSEKFFALVDAFGSANVGMMTGDSSVNPTAPIICCTAEILANIALRDGNDADVDQVVMDEFHFYADPQRGWAWQVPLLELPKAQYLLMSATLGDTTPFVEDLETRTERPVATVTSVERPVPLNFTYVVEPLTEVIDELVHTHRAPVYVVHFTQKDAVDRAQSLLSMNVASKTEKDAIVSELADFRFSSGFGKSLSKFLRHGIGVHHAGMLPKYRRVVERLTQKGLLKVVCGTDTLGVGINVPIRTVLLTSLVKYDGERMRHLSAREFHQIAGRAGRAGYDTVGEVLVMAPEHVIENRKLLERAGDDAKKLKKIVRKKAPAGAVNWTDKTFERLRDAEPEQLTSHFTVNHAMVLNVLARSTGSGGDPVAAMRHLLVANHDNEGQKAAHVRQVFRIYRSLRQAGIVEKVTDGAGGYQVRLTVDLPRDFALNQPLSPFALAAQELLEPDSPTHALDVVSVIEATLDDPRQVLYGQQRAARGEAIGALKAEGYDYEERMAALEDVSWPKPLEELLSAAFATYKKSNPWIADQELSPKSVVRDMVENAQTFTEFVSRYQLDRTEGVVLRYLADAYRTLRQTVAVEQRTEEVEEITEWLGELVRGVDSSLLDEWERLSNPVDDDADTPTGDSPLNATSAEAPARPVTGNARSFRVLLRNALFRRVELAARESYAGLASLDGSATGWDADTWADALDPMFEHYGDDAIGVGPQARSPKMLAITEGVDGNPRLWSVRQVLDDPDGDHDWGITALVDLDASDEAGAVVLQVTGVSAL, encoded by the coding sequence ATGGACGGCGGCGCACCAGACCCGGACGAGCTCTACGAGGGCTTCACGTCCTGGGCCCAGGACCGCGGGCTCACGCTCTACCCCGCACAGTCCGAGGCGCTCATCGAGCTCGTCTCGGGCTCGCACGTCATCCTCAGCACACCGACCGGATCGGGCAAGTCCCTCGTCGCGATGGGGGCGCACTTCGCCGCGCTCGCTGACGGACGCCGTTCCTTCTACACCGCGCCGCTCAAAGCCCTCGTGAGCGAGAAGTTCTTCGCGCTCGTCGACGCGTTCGGTTCGGCGAACGTCGGGATGATGACCGGGGACTCCTCCGTCAACCCGACAGCCCCGATCATCTGCTGCACCGCCGAGATCCTCGCGAACATCGCGCTGCGCGACGGCAACGACGCCGACGTCGACCAGGTGGTCATGGACGAGTTCCACTTCTACGCCGACCCGCAGCGCGGGTGGGCGTGGCAGGTCCCGCTCCTCGAGCTGCCCAAGGCGCAGTACCTCCTCATGTCTGCGACGCTCGGTGACACGACACCGTTCGTGGAGGATCTCGAGACGCGGACCGAGCGCCCTGTCGCGACGGTGACGAGCGTCGAGCGGCCCGTCCCCCTGAACTTCACCTATGTCGTCGAGCCGCTCACCGAGGTGATCGACGAGCTCGTGCACACCCATCGTGCGCCCGTGTACGTGGTGCACTTCACGCAGAAGGACGCCGTCGACCGGGCACAGTCCCTCCTGAGCATGAACGTCGCCTCGAAGACCGAGAAGGACGCGATCGTCTCCGAGCTCGCCGACTTCCGCTTCAGCTCGGGCTTCGGCAAGTCGCTCAGCAAGTTTCTCCGGCACGGCATCGGTGTCCACCACGCCGGCATGCTCCCCAAGTACCGCCGCGTCGTGGAACGGCTCACGCAGAAGGGCCTGCTCAAGGTCGTCTGCGGCACCGACACCCTCGGCGTCGGGATCAACGTGCCGATCCGCACCGTGCTCCTCACGAGCCTCGTGAAGTACGACGGCGAGCGTATGCGTCACCTGTCGGCCCGCGAGTTCCACCAGATCGCCGGGCGTGCGGGACGCGCCGGATACGACACCGTCGGTGAGGTGCTCGTCATGGCACCCGAGCACGTCATCGAGAACCGCAAGCTCCTCGAGCGTGCGGGCGACGACGCGAAGAAGCTCAAGAAGATCGTCCGCAAGAAAGCCCCCGCGGGTGCCGTCAACTGGACGGACAAGACGTTCGAACGGCTGCGCGACGCAGAGCCAGAACAGCTCACGAGCCACTTCACGGTGAACCACGCGATGGTCCTCAACGTGCTCGCCCGCAGCACCGGCTCAGGGGGTGACCCGGTCGCCGCGATGCGGCACCTGCTCGTGGCGAACCACGACAACGAGGGCCAGAAGGCTGCGCACGTCCGCCAGGTCTTCCGCATCTACCGGTCTCTGCGCCAGGCGGGCATCGTGGAGAAGGTCACCGACGGTGCCGGCGGCTACCAGGTCCGCCTCACGGTCGACCTGCCGCGCGACTTCGCGCTCAACCAGCCGTTGTCCCCCTTCGCGCTGGCAGCGCAGGAGCTCCTCGAGCCAGATTCGCCGACGCACGCCCTCGACGTGGTCTCTGTCATCGAGGCGACGCTCGACGACCCCCGCCAGGTCCTCTACGGCCAGCAGCGTGCGGCACGCGGCGAGGCGATCGGTGCGCTCAAGGCCGAGGGCTATGACTACGAGGAGCGGATGGCCGCCCTCGAGGACGTCTCCTGGCCCAAGCCGCTCGAGGAGCTGCTCAGCGCGGCGTTCGCCACGTACAAGAAGTCGAACCCGTGGATCGCCGACCAAGAGCTCTCACCGAAGTCGGTCGTCCGGGACATGGTCGAGAACGCTCAGACGTTCACCGAGTTCGTCTCGCGGTACCAGCTCGACCGGACCGAGGGCGTCGTGCTGCGCTACCTCGCCGACGCCTATCGGACGCTGCGCCAGACCGTGGCGGTCGAGCAGCGCACCGAAGAGGTCGAGGAGATCACCGAGTGGTTGGGCGAGCTCGTCCGCGGCGTGGACTCGAGCCTGCTCGACGAGTGGGAGCGACTGTCGAACCCGGTCGACGACGACGCAGACACGCCCACCGGGGACAGCCCCCTCAACGCCACCAGCGCCGAGGCCCCCGCCCGACCCGTCACGGGCAACGCCCGTTCCTTCCGGGTGCTGCTGCGCAACGCGCTCTTCCGCCGCGTCGAGCTCGCCGCACGCGAGAGCTATGCCGGGCTCGCGTCCCTGGACGGGAGCGCGACCGGGTGGGACGCCGACACGTGGGCGGACGCCCTCGACCCGATGTTCGAGCACTACGGCGACGACGCGATCGGCGTCGGCCCGCAGGCCCGCTCGCCGAAGATGCTGGCGATCACCGAGGGCGTGGACGGCAACCCGCGGCTCTGGTCCGTGCGCCAGGTCCTCGACGACCCGGACGGCGACCACGACTGGGGCATCACGGCCCTCGTCGACCTCGATGCGAGCGACGAGGCGGGCGCGGTCGTGCTCCAGGTGACCGGGGTCAGCGCACTGTAG
- a CDS encoding DUF3817 domain-containing protein has protein sequence MPQSLTPQRTFRAVAVAETVTWTLLIAAMIIKYGLDGGDLPVRVAGSVHGFVFLSYAVTAVVVALNQRWSVPVTAVGVLSAIVPYMTVPFERTVERRGMLEGVWRTSTTDDPRDHTLVGRLLRWMLVHPALFAALLLVVVTVVMTVLLALGPPGEWRSHAA, from the coding sequence GTGCCACAGAGCCTGACCCCGCAGCGAACGTTTCGCGCCGTCGCCGTCGCCGAGACCGTCACCTGGACGTTGCTCATCGCTGCGATGATCATCAAGTACGGCCTGGACGGCGGCGACCTTCCCGTCCGGGTCGCCGGCTCGGTGCACGGCTTCGTCTTTCTCTCGTACGCGGTCACGGCGGTGGTCGTCGCTCTCAACCAGCGGTGGAGCGTCCCCGTCACGGCTGTCGGGGTCCTCTCGGCGATCGTCCCGTACATGACTGTCCCGTTCGAGCGCACCGTCGAACGACGAGGCATGCTCGAGGGCGTGTGGCGCACCAGCACGACCGACGACCCCCGCGACCACACCCTCGTGGGCCGGCTGCTGCGGTGGATGCTCGTCCACCCGGCGCTCTTCGCAGCCCTGCTGCTCGTCGTGGTGACCGTCGTCATGACCGTCCTGCTCGCCCTCGGGCCGCCTGGGGAATGGCGATCGCACGCCGCGTAG
- a CDS encoding alanine/glycine:cation symporter family protein, with translation MDDIKTGIIDPLSNALYTYVLIYLLVGAGIWFTVRTRAVQVRLVRQMLTVVLGSRGDSEGGISSFQAFCVGLASRVGTGNIVGVAIALTLGGPGAIFWMWVVALLGMATAFIEATLGQLFKVRNDDGSFRGGPAYYIQTGLGSRPFAVLFAVLLVFAFGFAFNMVQANTIGDALSSGHGVSTAWTAIGLMALAAPVLFGGVRRIATVAGVLLPIMAGAYVLLAVVVVALHATEVPGVVRQIIESALGIDEAVAGTAGGILAAMLNGVKRGLFSNEAGMGSAPNTAATATVDHPVKQGLVQSLGVFVDTMVVCSATAFMILVAGPAVYAPGTTTDAAGSALTTSAVAASLGSWTTPLMTVLIFVFAFSSVLGNYSYAEVNLAFLGVHGGGLTVLRVLVLVAVGAGALLSLETVWALADVAMAFMAIVNLVSITLLGRWALGALRDYESQVRAGARDGTRRTGRFVSSGNPHMPGDLPGDIWAERTATAER, from the coding sequence ATGGACGACATCAAGACCGGGATCATCGACCCGCTGAGCAACGCTCTCTACACGTACGTCCTCATCTACCTGCTCGTCGGCGCAGGGATCTGGTTCACCGTCCGCACGCGTGCTGTCCAGGTCCGTCTCGTGCGCCAGATGCTCACGGTCGTCCTCGGCTCCCGGGGCGACTCCGAGGGCGGCATCTCGTCCTTCCAGGCGTTCTGCGTCGGTCTCGCCTCGCGCGTCGGGACGGGCAACATCGTCGGCGTCGCCATCGCGCTGACGCTCGGCGGCCCCGGAGCGATCTTCTGGATGTGGGTCGTCGCGCTGCTCGGCATGGCGACCGCGTTCATCGAGGCGACGCTCGGTCAGCTCTTCAAGGTGCGCAACGACGACGGCAGCTTCCGCGGCGGACCGGCCTACTACATCCAGACCGGGCTCGGCTCGCGGCCCTTCGCCGTCCTGTTCGCCGTGCTGCTCGTCTTCGCCTTCGGCTTCGCGTTCAACATGGTGCAGGCCAACACGATCGGCGACGCCCTCTCGAGCGGCCACGGAGTGAGCACCGCATGGACCGCTATCGGTCTCATGGCGCTCGCAGCACCGGTCCTCTTCGGTGGGGTGCGCCGCATCGCTACCGTCGCCGGAGTCCTCTTGCCGATCATGGCTGGCGCCTACGTGCTCCTCGCCGTCGTCGTCGTCGCGCTGCACGCCACAGAGGTGCCGGGCGTCGTCCGCCAGATCATCGAGAGCGCCCTCGGCATCGACGAGGCTGTCGCGGGGACCGCCGGCGGGATCCTCGCCGCGATGCTCAACGGGGTCAAGCGCGGACTCTTCTCCAACGAGGCGGGGATGGGTAGCGCCCCCAACACCGCAGCGACCGCCACCGTCGACCACCCTGTCAAGCAAGGGCTCGTCCAGTCCCTCGGAGTGTTCGTCGACACGATGGTCGTCTGCTCAGCGACAGCATTCATGATCCTCGTCGCCGGACCCGCCGTCTACGCCCCGGGAACGACCACGGACGCGGCAGGCTCGGCGCTGACGACCTCCGCAGTCGCCGCGTCCCTGGGCTCCTGGACCACACCGCTCATGACCGTGCTCATCTTCGTCTTCGCGTTCTCCTCCGTCCTGGGCAACTACTCGTACGCCGAGGTGAACCTCGCGTTCCTCGGAGTCCACGGCGGCGGGCTCACGGTCCTGCGTGTCCTCGTGCTCGTGGCGGTCGGAGCCGGGGCGCTCCTGAGCCTCGAGACGGTCTGGGCGCTCGCCGACGTCGCGATGGCGTTCATGGCGATCGTCAACCTCGTCTCCATCACGCTCCTCGGACGGTGGGCTCTCGGTGCACTGCGCGACTACGAGAGCCAGGTGCGGGCAGGTGCGCGCGACGGCACACGGCGGACCGGGCGCTTCGTCTCCTCTGGCAACCCCCACATGCCTGGTGACCTACCGGGTGATATCTGGGCGGAGCGGACAGCGACCGCGGAGCGCTGA
- a CDS encoding tetratricopeptide repeat-containing diguanylate cyclase: protein MTRVRKVDAGTGDTGPAGSVRALDADDVSQALDLLEESRSNDGSESLDRAVDLEKAARALGNVELTLRARLVQADAIERQGHLAEATQIMWQVHDYAADHDRPRLLAGSHLGLSWAFRDIGDRASYLEHSVKAVDALDEGVPLTMRARYLMRLADALGESGSAEESRARYEQADRLAEEAGDVALRLRSLNNRAYGEYAAGDLDQAQETVGRLLEVSEQHAIPLLPQVWDTIGRLQLALGDHAAAVASARRALAENSHPATREITADAEFNLTLAAALRGLGDHDGAQEALDRCRETSELHGLRTWRALAEEEQSAIHAGRGDFESAFRSYKEFYALEKEMVSHEREAQARLQQAMFETSEARQEAARFQHESLRDPLTQLFNRRHVDQTLPGLIVDGRSRGLYVAAALIDLDHFKRVNDTFSHAVGDEVLVQVGALIDELADSIVLPASAFAARLGGEEFLLVVQAADRSGVVTLVEGLRRAVADHDWSRLTGNLPVTVSIGIATSRDDDTQSTLLSRADSLMYAAKHAGRNRSSVDQPG from the coding sequence ATGACCCGCGTGCGAAAAGTCGATGCTGGGACCGGGGACACCGGCCCGGCAGGCTCCGTGCGTGCGCTCGACGCTGACGACGTCTCTCAGGCCCTCGACCTGCTCGAGGAATCGCGAAGCAACGACGGCTCTGAGTCGCTCGATCGAGCGGTCGACCTCGAGAAGGCCGCACGAGCGCTCGGGAACGTCGAGCTGACGCTGCGCGCGAGGCTCGTCCAGGCAGACGCCATCGAGCGCCAAGGACACCTGGCCGAGGCGACACAGATCATGTGGCAGGTCCACGACTATGCGGCGGACCACGACCGTCCCCGCCTGCTCGCGGGCAGCCACCTCGGCCTCTCCTGGGCTTTTCGCGACATCGGCGACCGCGCCTCGTACCTGGAGCACTCCGTCAAGGCTGTCGATGCTCTCGACGAGGGCGTGCCGCTCACGATGCGCGCGCGCTACCTCATGCGCCTGGCCGACGCGCTCGGCGAGTCCGGCTCGGCAGAGGAGTCGCGTGCCCGCTACGAGCAGGCTGATCGACTGGCAGAGGAAGCCGGCGACGTGGCGCTCCGGCTGCGCTCGCTGAACAACCGAGCGTACGGCGAGTACGCGGCAGGCGACCTCGATCAGGCACAAGAGACGGTCGGCCGGCTCCTCGAGGTGAGCGAGCAGCACGCGATACCGCTGCTGCCGCAGGTGTGGGACACCATCGGCCGCCTGCAGCTCGCCCTCGGCGACCACGCTGCTGCCGTGGCGAGCGCTCGCCGCGCGCTCGCGGAGAACAGCCACCCCGCGACCCGTGAGATCACCGCGGACGCCGAGTTCAACCTGACCCTGGCTGCGGCGCTGCGCGGGCTCGGAGACCACGACGGCGCTCAGGAGGCGCTCGACCGTTGCCGCGAGACGAGCGAGCTGCACGGTCTACGGACCTGGAGAGCCCTGGCCGAGGAAGAGCAGTCTGCGATCCACGCCGGGCGCGGCGACTTCGAGTCGGCCTTCCGCTCGTACAAAGAGTTCTACGCGCTCGAGAAGGAGATGGTCTCGCACGAGCGCGAGGCACAGGCACGGCTGCAGCAGGCGATGTTCGAGACGTCGGAGGCCCGCCAGGAGGCCGCACGGTTCCAGCACGAGTCGTTGCGAGACCCGCTCACCCAGCTGTTCAACAGACGCCACGTCGACCAGACCCTCCCCGGGCTGATCGTCGACGGACGCTCGCGCGGACTCTACGTCGCCGCGGCGCTCATCGACCTCGACCACTTCAAGCGGGTCAACGACACGTTCTCCCACGCCGTCGGCGACGAGGTGCTCGTGCAGGTCGGCGCGCTGATCGACGAGCTCGCCGACAGCATCGTGCTCCCCGCGAGCGCGTTCGCGGCCCGGCTGGGAGGAGAGGAGTTCCTGCTCGTCGTCCAGGCGGCCGACCGCAGCGGCGTGGTGACGCTGGTCGAGGGGCTGCGCCGTGCTGTCGCGGACCACGACTGGAGCCGGCTGACCGGCAACCTCCCGGTGACCGTGAGCATCGGCATCGCCACATCCCGGGACGACGACACGCAATCGACGCTCCTCTCTCGCGCAGACTCCCTCATGTACGCGGCGAAGCACGCGGGTCGCAACCGCAGCAGCGTCGACCAGCCCGGCTGA
- a CDS encoding 3-methyladenine DNA glycosylase produces MSSSVSDLPVDVPSSTRLEAREWVPRSEGHASRADALTAGWRLRRQSGGVHEIDDFLFTYYGTRPAQLRRWHPGAGVTLGGDALSLPDLVERAAWRWHRSGDDGSVSLDVDAYLADRGATVQHVHALLSATRERPANLACFGLHEWAMVYRQAASARHSLPLRLGAEGTDAVVEAHQIRCTHFDAFRFFTPQARPLNLLQPTRESQVALEQPGCLHATMDLYKWVSKLGPAAPGDLVLDCFELTRDVRTLDMQASPYDVSSLGEGAVRIETPEGRAEYARRQRAFAGQASHLRDEIIEVCERLGAGR; encoded by the coding sequence ATGTCCTCGTCCGTCTCTGACCTCCCGGTGGACGTCCCGTCCTCGACGCGTCTCGAGGCCCGCGAGTGGGTACCTCGCAGCGAGGGTCACGCGTCGCGCGCCGACGCGCTCACGGCCGGGTGGCGGCTGCGTCGCCAGAGCGGCGGGGTCCACGAGATCGACGACTTCCTCTTCACGTACTACGGCACCCGTCCCGCACAGCTGCGGCGCTGGCACCCTGGTGCGGGGGTGACGCTCGGCGGGGACGCCCTCTCGCTCCCAGACCTGGTGGAGCGTGCGGCCTGGCGCTGGCACCGCAGCGGAGACGACGGCTCGGTCTCTCTCGACGTCGACGCGTACCTCGCTGACCGGGGGGCGACCGTCCAGCACGTCCACGCGCTGCTCTCTGCGACCCGAGAACGTCCTGCGAACCTTGCGTGCTTCGGTCTCCACGAGTGGGCGATGGTCTACCGGCAGGCTGCGAGCGCACGGCACTCGCTCCCGCTGAGGCTGGGTGCCGAAGGAACCGACGCTGTCGTCGAGGCGCACCAGATCCGGTGCACGCACTTCGATGCGTTCCGGTTCTTCACCCCGCAGGCCCGTCCGCTCAACCTCCTGCAGCCCACACGCGAGTCGCAGGTCGCGCTCGAGCAGCCTGGGTGCCTGCACGCCACCATGGACCTCTACAAGTGGGTCTCCAAGCTCGGGCCTGCGGCTCCGGGCGACCTCGTCCTCGACTGCTTCGAGCTGACGCGCGACGTCCGGACCCTCGATATGCAGGCGTCCCCCTACGACGTGTCCAGCCTCGGTGAGGGGGCTGTCCGGATCGAGACTCCTGAGGGGCGTGCGGAGTATGCCCGCCGCCAGCGTGCCTTCGCCGGGCAGGCGAGCCACCTGCGCGACGAGATCATCGAGGTCTGCGAGCGGCTGGGCGCCGGGCGCTGA